One region of Microbacterium sufflavum genomic DNA includes:
- a CDS encoding FGGY-family carbohydrate kinase, with protein sequence MNGYVVGVDMGSTSIKLLVADTDGRQVLVASRRSPWTSREHGRAEMPAAVAVDTVRELAHEADVLLRVHGPYRVLALGVSGMAEAGVLLDAAGEPAAPVMAWFDPRGAAEILATPDAFRAEFLGRTGLPVGPLASIAKILHLRESGVDLRGRTFLTVPELVVHALGGPRVAEYSLASRTGLLDQDDSTPWDAAFEVLGVGDDLLAERVGAGSAVGILSDDAMPDGFRGAVLTVAGHDHLVSAVAVGAVHSRQLYDSMGTAEALVRVLDGPLPFDARERLALAGINTVRHVLPGKYVLLAGTKSGLLMRRVLQLLGIADAAGRARIDEAVMALPVTGTLADGALAVSGARNDDGELKIVANGDGLDPAELFTATLLHGNDMCAELMEVMDREVAPPTSTVLTGGWSSMASVVRARRLVLPDVTVATHDEATAYGAALFAAFAASTRTDFESVAAAFRSGHSDHDNSKGRS encoded by the coding sequence ATGAACGGCTACGTCGTCGGGGTCGACATGGGATCGACCAGCATCAAGCTCCTCGTCGCCGACACCGACGGACGCCAGGTGCTCGTCGCGAGCCGCCGGTCGCCGTGGACGAGCCGTGAGCACGGCCGCGCCGAGATGCCCGCCGCGGTCGCCGTCGACACCGTCCGCGAGCTCGCCCACGAGGCCGACGTCCTGCTGCGCGTGCACGGCCCCTACCGCGTGCTCGCGCTCGGGGTGTCGGGCATGGCCGAGGCCGGCGTGCTGCTGGACGCCGCCGGAGAGCCCGCGGCGCCCGTCATGGCCTGGTTCGACCCGCGCGGTGCCGCCGAGATCCTCGCCACCCCCGACGCCTTCCGCGCGGAGTTCCTCGGACGGACCGGACTGCCGGTGGGCCCGCTGGCCTCCATCGCCAAGATCCTGCACCTGCGCGAGTCCGGGGTGGACCTGCGCGGACGCACCTTCCTCACCGTGCCGGAGCTGGTGGTGCACGCCCTCGGCGGCCCCCGCGTCGCCGAGTACTCCCTGGCGTCGCGCACCGGGCTGCTCGACCAGGACGACAGCACGCCGTGGGACGCCGCCTTCGAGGTGCTCGGCGTGGGCGACGACCTGCTCGCGGAGCGCGTCGGCGCGGGCAGCGCCGTGGGCATCCTCTCGGACGACGCCATGCCCGACGGCTTCCGCGGCGCCGTGCTCACCGTCGCCGGCCACGACCACCTCGTCTCCGCCGTCGCGGTGGGCGCCGTCCACAGCAGACAGCTGTACGACTCGATGGGCACGGCCGAGGCGCTGGTGCGGGTGCTCGACGGCCCGCTGCCGTTCGACGCGCGCGAACGGCTCGCCCTCGCCGGCATCAACACCGTGCGTCATGTGCTGCCGGGCAAATACGTGCTGCTCGCCGGCACGAAGTCCGGTCTGCTCATGCGGCGCGTGCTGCAGCTGCTGGGCATCGCCGACGCCGCCGGCCGGGCGCGGATCGATGAAGCCGTGATGGCGCTGCCCGTCACCGGCACGCTCGCCGACGGGGCCCTCGCGGTCAGCGGTGCCCGCAACGACGACGGCGAGCTGAAGATCGTCGCGAACGGCGACGGCCTCGACCCGGCGGAACTGTTCACCGCGACGCTGCTGCACGGCAACGACATGTGCGCCGAGCTCATGGAGGTCATGGACCGCGAGGTCGCGCCGCCCACCTCGACCGTGCTGACCGGGGGCTGGTCGAGCATGGCGAGCGTCGTCCGCGCGCGCCGACTCGTGCTGCCCGATGTCACGGTCGCCACGCACGACGAGGCCACCGCCTACGGCGCCGCGCTGTTCGCCGCGTTCGCCGCGAGCACCCGCACCGACTTCGAGAGCGTGGCCGCGGCGTTCCGCTCCGGCCACTCCGATCACGACAACAGCAAGGGAAGGAGCTGA
- a CDS encoding ATP-binding cassette domain-containing protein translates to MSLSSTVPVLQARGLSRQFGHVRALNDVDFEVYPGEVTALIGDNGAGKSTLVKALSGNLAVDSGTILFDGEEADMSTPSAVSALGVETVYQDLALAPHLDPVQNMYLGRELRQTGVAGALGFMKTKEMRAQSRAAFDELGATVRSLTSPVGEMSGGQRQAIAIARAVHWASRVVFLDEPTAALGVRQTQNVLETIRRVRDKGIAVVFISHSMPHVMEVSDRIQVLRLGTRVANIPAADTSMEELVGLMTGAVTRDAAPPVADVAPEGDVAETSAADKEPNR, encoded by the coding sequence ATGTCGCTCAGTTCTACGGTTCCGGTTCTCCAGGCGCGCGGACTCTCGCGCCAGTTCGGCCACGTGCGCGCGCTGAACGACGTCGACTTCGAGGTGTATCCGGGGGAGGTGACGGCCCTCATCGGCGACAACGGCGCCGGCAAGTCGACGCTCGTCAAGGCGCTCTCGGGCAACCTCGCCGTCGACTCCGGCACGATCCTGTTCGACGGCGAAGAGGCCGACATGTCCACGCCGTCCGCGGTGAGCGCGCTCGGTGTCGAGACCGTCTACCAGGACCTCGCGCTCGCGCCCCACCTCGACCCGGTGCAGAACATGTACCTCGGCCGCGAGCTGCGCCAGACCGGCGTCGCCGGCGCCCTCGGCTTCATGAAGACCAAGGAGATGCGCGCCCAGTCGCGGGCCGCCTTCGACGAGCTGGGCGCCACCGTGCGCTCGCTCACCTCGCCGGTGGGGGAGATGTCGGGCGGCCAGCGGCAGGCCATCGCCATCGCCCGCGCCGTGCACTGGGCCTCGCGCGTGGTGTTCCTCGACGAGCCCACCGCGGCGCTGGGGGTGCGGCAGACGCAGAACGTGCTCGAGACGATCCGCCGGGTGCGCGACAAGGGCATCGCCGTGGTGTTCATCTCGCACTCCATGCCGCACGTCATGGAGGTCTCCGACCGCATCCAGGTGCTGCGCCTGGGCACGCGCGTTGCCAACATCCCCGCCGCCGACACCTCCATGGAGGAGCTCGTCGGCCTCATGACCGGCGCCGTGACCCGCGACGCCGCCCCGCCCGTGGCCGACGTCGCCCCCGAAGGCGACGTCGCCGAGACCTCCGCCGCTGACAAGGAGCCGAACCGATGA
- a CDS encoding ABC transporter permease, protein MSTTKPPTETVAIGTLEEPKNGYFRNLLRAQAFQILLVLIAIVVVFSLLAPDTFAQWSNFRLIIQNASILAVLAVGMTYVIITAGIDLSIGSVLVFSGVVSAMVMRVIGGAGWGTAVVGILVAIACGIGWGLLNGFLIAKAKIPPLIVTLGTLGMSLGLAQILTGGVDIREVPAVLTTTIGYGNVLGTIPTISVIALVIIVIGGVVLHFTRFGLHTYAVGSSELAARRVGVKVDRHLIAIYTLSGGLAGVAGILSLSQFSTTAIAGQSQTNLNVIAAVVIGGTSLFGGVGTIVGTVVGLFIPAVLQNGFVITGVPPFWQQVAVGAVLITAVYVDQVRRSAAMRGNSQSLWRKFVSGGRRT, encoded by the coding sequence ATGAGCACGACGAAGCCCCCCACGGAGACCGTGGCGATCGGCACCCTCGAGGAGCCGAAGAACGGCTACTTCCGCAACCTGCTCCGCGCCCAGGCCTTCCAGATCCTGCTCGTGCTGATCGCGATCGTCGTCGTGTTCAGCCTGCTGGCACCCGACACGTTCGCCCAGTGGTCGAACTTCCGGCTGATCATCCAGAACGCCTCGATCCTCGCCGTGCTCGCGGTCGGCATGACCTACGTGATCATCACGGCCGGCATCGACCTGTCGATCGGCTCGGTGCTGGTGTTCTCCGGCGTCGTCTCGGCCATGGTCATGCGCGTCATCGGCGGGGCGGGCTGGGGCACGGCCGTGGTCGGCATCCTCGTCGCGATCGCCTGCGGCATCGGCTGGGGACTGCTCAACGGGTTCCTCATCGCCAAGGCGAAGATCCCGCCGCTGATCGTCACGCTCGGCACGCTGGGCATGTCGCTCGGCCTCGCGCAGATCCTCACCGGCGGCGTCGACATCCGTGAGGTGCCCGCCGTGCTGACCACCACCATCGGCTACGGCAACGTGCTCGGCACGATCCCCACCATCTCGGTCATCGCCCTCGTGATCATCGTGATCGGCGGAGTGGTGCTGCACTTCACCCGTTTCGGCCTGCACACCTACGCGGTCGGATCGAGCGAGCTCGCCGCGCGACGGGTGGGCGTGAAGGTGGACCGCCACCTCATCGCGATCTACACCCTCTCCGGCGGTCTCGCCGGCGTCGCGGGCATCCTCTCGCTGTCGCAGTTCTCCACCACCGCGATCGCCGGGCAGTCGCAGACCAACCTCAACGTGATCGCCGCGGTCGTCATCGGCGGCACGAGCCTCTTCGGCGGCGTCGGCACCATCGTCGGCACCGTCGTGGGCCTGTTCATCCCCGCGGTGCTGCAGAACGGCTTCGTCATCACCGGCGTGCCGCCGTTCTGGCAGCAGGTCGCCGTCGGCGCGGTGCTCATCACCGCCGTCTACGTCGACCAGGTCCGCCGCTCGGCCGCCATGCGCGGCAACTCCCAGAGCCTCTGGCGCAAGTTCGTCAGCGGGGGCCGGCGTACCTGA
- a CDS encoding ABC transporter substrate-binding protein — MKWNRKAISIAALGASATLILAGCAGGGGDAGGDGGSSGGDDGYNIAFVQGVAGDEFYISMQCGIEEAAKEAGATVQVQGPEKFDPTLQKPIVDALVASKPDALLIAPTDVTAMQAPIQAAADAGIKVVLVDTTLEDPSMAVSQIASDNEGGGAAAFEAIQKAHPEGGKVLVVSIDPGISTSDARGEGFEKAVAEDSKFESLGIEYSHNEPAEAARIVTAALQANPDIVGIFAANLFAAEGTATGIQQAGKQGEVTVVGFDAGPAQVEALRNDVVQALVAQEPATIGKDGVAQALAALEGDATEEKIQTGFTVITKENIDTDGADAVYKSTC; from the coding sequence ATGAAGTGGAACAGGAAAGCGATCAGCATCGCCGCACTCGGCGCGTCCGCGACGCTCATCCTCGCCGGTTGCGCAGGCGGGGGCGGAGACGCGGGCGGCGACGGCGGATCCAGCGGCGGCGACGACGGCTACAACATCGCGTTCGTGCAGGGCGTGGCCGGAGACGAGTTCTACATCTCCATGCAGTGCGGCATCGAAGAAGCGGCCAAGGAGGCCGGAGCGACGGTGCAGGTGCAGGGCCCGGAGAAGTTCGACCCGACGCTGCAGAAGCCGATCGTCGATGCGCTCGTCGCCTCCAAGCCCGACGCGCTGCTCATCGCCCCGACCGACGTGACCGCGATGCAGGCGCCCATCCAGGCCGCGGCCGACGCCGGCATCAAGGTCGTCCTCGTCGACACCACCCTGGAGGACCCGTCGATGGCGGTCTCCCAGATCGCGTCGGACAACGAGGGCGGTGGCGCCGCGGCGTTCGAGGCCATCCAGAAGGCGCACCCCGAGGGCGGCAAGGTGCTCGTGGTCTCGATCGACCCCGGCATCTCCACGTCGGACGCGCGCGGTGAGGGCTTCGAGAAGGCCGTCGCCGAGGACTCGAAGTTCGAGTCGCTGGGCATCGAGTACTCGCACAACGAGCCCGCGGAGGCCGCCCGCATCGTGACCGCCGCGCTGCAGGCCAACCCGGACATCGTCGGCATCTTCGCCGCCAACCTGTTCGCCGCCGAGGGCACCGCGACCGGCATCCAGCAGGCCGGCAAGCAGGGCGAGGTGACCGTGGTCGGCTTCGACGCCGGACCCGCGCAGGTCGAGGCGCTCCGCAACGACGTCGTCCAGGCGCTCGTCGCCCAGGAGCCGGCCACCATCGGCAAGGACGGCGTCGCCCAGGCGCTCGCCGCCCTCGAGGGAGACGCCACCGAGGAGAAGATCCAGACCGGGTTCACGGTCATCACCAAGGAGAACATCGACACCGACGGCGCCGACGCCGTCTACAAGTCGACCTGCTGA
- a CDS encoding SDR family oxidoreductase, translating to MSFPDLAGKVAVVTGGARGIGYSLATALARAGVRVALLDLLPEVEESAARLASETGARTAAALVDVTDADSVERAFAAVREELGVADLLVTAAGITIWGDSTEVDPGTWAKVVDVNLSGTFYCTQAFARPLRAEGREGSAILISSMSGRVVNVPQHQASYNASKAAVDQLAKSLAVEWAPAIRVNAIAPGYILSDMTRQFTEANPELAADWVSMIPAGRMGVPADLDGLLLLLASSASSYLTGQTLVIDGGYTAI from the coding sequence ATGAGCTTCCCTGATCTCGCCGGAAAGGTCGCCGTCGTCACCGGAGGCGCCCGCGGCATCGGCTACTCGCTCGCCACCGCCCTCGCCCGCGCCGGTGTGCGCGTGGCGCTGCTGGACCTGCTGCCCGAGGTCGAGGAGTCCGCCGCGCGGCTGGCATCCGAGACCGGAGCCCGCACCGCCGCCGCCCTGGTCGACGTCACCGATGCCGACTCGGTCGAGCGCGCCTTCGCGGCGGTGCGCGAGGAGCTCGGCGTCGCCGACCTGCTGGTGACCGCGGCCGGCATCACCATCTGGGGCGACTCGACCGAGGTCGATCCCGGCACGTGGGCGAAGGTCGTCGACGTGAACCTCAGCGGCACGTTCTACTGCACGCAGGCCTTCGCCCGACCGCTGCGGGCGGAGGGCCGCGAGGGGTCCGCGATCCTCATCTCGTCGATGTCGGGCCGGGTGGTCAACGTGCCCCAGCATCAGGCGTCGTACAACGCGTCGAAGGCCGCCGTCGACCAGCTGGCGAAGTCGCTCGCCGTGGAGTGGGCGCCCGCGATCCGGGTCAACGCCATCGCGCCCGGCTACATCCTCTCCGACATGACCCGCCAGTTCACCGAGGCCAACCCCGAGCTGGCCGCCGACTGGGTGTCGATGATCCCGGCCGGCCGCATGGGCGTGCCCGCCGACCTCGACGGCCTGCTCCTGCTGCTCGCCTCGTCGGCCTCGTCGTACCTCACCGGGCAGACGCTGGTGATCGACGGCGGCTACACCGCGATCTGA